Genomic segment of Aliarcobacter trophiarum LMG 25534:
AGTTTCTTTTATAATTATATTATTAATAAGCTAGTATAATTCAAAACAAATTTTATAAAGGTAAATGATGTCAGTAAAAAATAGGTTGTGGTTATTATCAACAGTATTACTTGTTGGTATGTTGATTATTGGTTATATTGGTTTTCATAGTGCAAAAACATGGGCAAATGATATTGAAGAGGTAGCTGAACAAAGAGTTCCGATAATTTTGGCACTGGCTGATTTAGATAAAGAGAGAATGGCTATTAGATCTACTGTATATGAATTTACTTATATTTATCAAGAGTACAATACAAAAGAGAATTTAGAAAAAGTACAAAATACAAAAAATGCAATTTTTTCAAGTATACAAAAACATTGGGATTTTTTTAAAAGCACTCCTAGAAAGACAAAAGCAGGACAAGATGCATTTGCTGGTCTTGAAGAGGCATTTAATAACTGGAGAGCTTCTCATGATAAGCTAGATGGTTTTATAGCAAAAACGATAGAAAATATTGGAAATAAAGATGCACAAGAGAGATATGTAGATAGTTATCAAGAGGAGATTAAAAATCTTATTGTAGTTTCAGATAAATTTTCACAACTTTTAAATGAACAAAGAGGAAGAACTTTTAAATTCTCTACAAATATGATAGCACAATCTGTTTCTAGTGCAAATACTTCTATTTATGTGATAATTTCAGTATTTATTGTAGTTTCAATTATCGCTTTAATATTTGTATTTATTACAATAAATCTTATTATTTCATCTTTAAGAAAGATTAAAGTTGGAACACTTAGTTTCTTTGATTTTTTAAATCATAAAACAAATTCAAGTGAGCTTATAGATATAAAATCAGATGATGAGTTTGGAGCAATTGCTAAAGTTGTAAATGAGAATATTAAAAATACAAGTGAAGGAATTAAAAAAGATAATCAATTTTTAAGTGATGTTGAGAGATTTGTAAAAGAGCTTTCAAGTGGGAATATGTTGGCAAAAATTGAAAAATCAAGTGATACTCCAAATCTAATAGCCCTTAAAAAGCTTTTAGATGAGCTTCAACACTATTTAGAACATACAATAGCAAGAGATATAAATAAGCTTTTAAGTGTTATTGAGAGTTTCAAAAAACACGATTTCACAGCTAGATTCCCAACTCCTTATGCAAAAGTAGCAGTTGCTATGAATGAGTTAGGTGATGAGATATGTGAACTTTTAAAACAGTCTTTAAATGTAGGATTAATGCTTCAAAATAGCTCTGATGAGTTGCTTGAAAATGTTGAAATACTAAATAAAAGTTCAAATAGTGCAGCAGCTTCACTAGAAGAGACAGCAGCAGCTCTTGAAGAGATTACTAGCACTGTTGTAAGCAATGCAAATAGTGTTGCACAAATGTCAAAATACTCAAATGAAGTTAGTAACTCTGCCAAAAAAGGTCAAGAGATGGCAAATCACACAACAGAAGCTATGGATGAGATAAATAATCAAGTAAATAGAATAAATGAAGCTATTAGTGTAATTGACCAAATAGCATTTCAAACAAATATATTAAGTTTAAATGCAGCAGTAGAAGCAGCAACAGCAGGAGAGGCAGGAAAAGGTTTTGCAGTTGTTGCACAAGAGGTAAGAAATCTTGCAAGTAGAAGTGCAGAAGCTGCAAAAGAGATA
This window contains:
- a CDS encoding HAMP domain-containing methyl-accepting chemotaxis protein, which codes for MSVKNRLWLLSTVLLVGMLIIGYIGFHSAKTWANDIEEVAEQRVPIILALADLDKERMAIRSTVYEFTYIYQEYNTKENLEKVQNTKNAIFSSIQKHWDFFKSTPRKTKAGQDAFAGLEEAFNNWRASHDKLDGFIAKTIENIGNKDAQERYVDSYQEEIKNLIVVSDKFSQLLNEQRGRTFKFSTNMIAQSVSSANTSIYVIISVFIVVSIIALIFVFITINLIISSLRKIKVGTLSFFDFLNHKTNSSELIDIKSDDEFGAIAKVVNENIKNTSEGIKKDNQFLSDVERFVKELSSGNMLAKIEKSSDTPNLIALKKLLDELQHYLEHTIARDINKLLSVIESFKKHDFTARFPTPYAKVAVAMNELGDEICELLKQSLNVGLMLQNSSDELLENVEILNKSSNSAAASLEETAAALEEITSTVVSNANSVAQMSKYSNEVSNSAKKGQEMANHTTEAMDEINNQVNRINEAISVIDQIAFQTNILSLNAAVEAATAGEAGKGFAVVAQEVRNLASRSAEAAKEIKSLVEIATSKANEGKNISFEMIEGYTELLGNIEKQTQTINEIALASKEQEAGITQINDAVTGLDQQTQQNAEIAANTKEIASKAYEISLKVVEDANLNEFIGKDEIKQKHKSSATPIKKEDTTKIIKSEIKKEIDKTVKQKEIKSSSNDDEWESF